A single genomic interval of Helianthus annuus cultivar XRQ/B chromosome 6, HanXRQr2.0-SUNRISE, whole genome shotgun sequence harbors:
- the LOC110865625 gene encoding nuclear pore complex protein NUP1 — MESSKPSSSTTPYPGGAGAGGKFRKPPRKRPSTPYDRPPPSTANNQSQSGGWLSKLVVNPARRLIVGGATRILPSFLFNPESSSADEYVDDSSSDHDDEDVDAIVHALDDAKHTLEVGVSSSIRNAGPSNEVDKLKGISDHVNIQQDNSKKSTDDLGLDQIETLLKGKQFSRDESRRLMEILNSRLVDDSNAEGAEKAANVTPQGKGKGNVSDRELPSTSNIRKQYDVETPMPRLQSAIQDEVAASPIDIAKAYMGSRASESGFKTYGNNTSTAGREQQINDVFPSKPHFFTPSSKSSTCWPGAMVQDHRGYLTPQSQRSRYGLHNIPRTPYSRTKPRLNQLQGDGKSSNVSLTTFQQSRWQIKTSSDVMDGGYGSVGPIRRVRNKFASEPQSEGPTRRSPAQLVSSSSASRSFMPVFQKNPVTSGTSHLNTPDKHEQTFKAEAGPSNETVRKILEHLDRHKPTPKEKAAELKLATEWKRSPSRDTTLKGPESGISFRDQMKTSNAETKTSTTANDAAAGPSFGLKNTDVANEKSRVPDSKEKEKSQPWSFDNKTNGQDLTKKRPSQPNLKPISFKRPDPQQVVSSDNGRGFTFSFPATASSASEPQPPTPSILPFFSPPAAPQSKDLPVTPAYSFGLNKSSERVVFSFPSTSSAAVDDGVSDLKFDFGSEKKRVSFGLIGSDAIVIN, encoded by the exons atggagagCTCTAAGCCGTCATCTTCGACAACGCCGTATCCCGGAGGCGCCGGTGCCGGCGGAAAGTTCAGAAAGCCACCAAGGAAGCGGCCGTCTACACCTTACGACCGTCCACCACCGAGTACTGCCAATAACCAATCTCAGTCCGGTGGCTGGCTGTCGAAGCTTGTTGTCAATCCTGCTCGCCGTCTCATCGTCGGTGGAGCCACCAGAATACTGCCGTCCTTTCTCTTTAACCCTGAATCTTCATCTGCCGATGAATATGTGGACGATTCTTCTAGTGATCATG ACGATGAAGATGTAGATGCAATTGTACATGCACTCGATGATgctaaacacactttggag GTTGGAGTATCCAGTTCGATTAGAAATGCAGGCCCTAGTAATGAAGTGGATAAATTGAAGGGGATCTCAGACCATGTTAATATCCAACAAGATAACTCAAAGAAGTCGACTGATGATCTTGGTTTAGATCAAATTGAGACCTTGCTGAAAGGGAAACAATTCTCTCG GGATGAAAGCAGGCGTTTAATGGAGATATTGAATTCTAGATTGGTTGATGATTCTAATGCCGAGGGAGCGGAGAAAGCAGCAAATGTGACTCCTCAGGGGAAAGGTAAAGGAAACGTGTCGGACCGCGAACTCCCGTCTACATCTAATATTAGGAAGCAATATGATGTGGAAACCCCAATGCCTCGTTTGCAATCAGCT ATACAAGATGAAGTTGCTGCGTCACCAATAGATATTGCTAAAGCTTATATGGGAAGCCGAGCATCAGAATCGGGATTTAAAACTTACGGTAACAACACATCAACAGCTGGAAGGGAACAACAGATTAATGACGTGTTCCCTTCAAAACCCCATTTTTTCACGCCTTCATCAAAATCATCTACTTGTTGGCCCGGTGCCATGGTACAAGACCATCGCGGTTATCTAACTCCGCAGAGTCAAAGAAGCAGATACGGGCTTCATAATATTCCACGCACACCGTATTCTAGAACCAAGCCAAGA CTGAATCAGTTACAAGGTGATGGCAAGTCTTCTAATGTTTCTCTGACCACGTTCCAACAATCTAGGTGGCAG ATAAAGACAAGTAGTGATGTCATGGATGGTGGGTATGGATCAGTAGGTCCTATTCGTCGTGTTAGGAACAAGTTTGCGTCAGAACCACAATCTGAAGGACCAACACGTCGCTCTCCTGCTCAGCTCGTTTCTTCCTCCAGTGCTTCTAGAAGCTTTATGCCCGTATTCCAAAAGAATCCGGTAACTAGTGGCACTTCACACCTGAATACACCAGACAAGCATGAACAAACTTTTAAAGCCGAGGCAGGACCGTCTAATGAGACAGTTAGAAAGATATTAGAGCATCTCGATAGACACAAGCCGACCCCTAAAGAAAAGGCAGCCGAGTTGAAGCTAGCAACCGAATGGAAACGATCGCCTTCTCGAGATACTACTTTAAAAGGACCCGAGAGTGGAATAAGCTTCAGAGATCAAATGAAAACCTCAAATGCAGAAACCAAAACGTCTACCACGGCTAATGATGCTGCTGCAGGGCCTTCATTCGGTCTTAAGAATACGGATGTTGCAAATGAG AAGTCTAGGGTTCCAGACAGCAAGGAAAAGGAAAAAAGTCAGCCATGGTCATTTGACAACAAAACCAACGGCCAAGATCTCACTAAGAAGAGGCCATCTCAACCGAACTTGAAACCTATTTCCTTCAAGAGGCCAGACCCACAACAGGTTGTATCATCTGATAATGGCCGTGGATTCACCTTCTCTTTCCCCGCCACTGCCAGCTCAGCATCAGAGCCACAGCCACCAACGCCATCCATCTTGCCATTTTTCTCACCACCAGCAGCACCCCAGTCAAAGGATTTGCCTGTTACACCAGCTTACAGCTTTGGATTGAACAAATCAAGTGAGCGGGTTGTTTTCAGTTTCCCTTCTACCAGCAGTGCTGCTGTTGATGATGGCGTGTCTGATCTTAAGTTCGATTTTGGGTCAGAGAAGAAGAGGGTGTCGTTTGGTTTGATAGGAAGTGATGCCATTGTTATCAATTAA